A part of Chromatiales bacterium genomic DNA contains:
- a CDS encoding S8 family serine peptidase: MMKPLTHISGFTRRRNAASRGARRSLWGAIGALCAALTVTGQPQTAVAERHPSRADIAHQPRGMWGWLEREADRNGEVRVVVELTDPLTPRERRAGLRAHPRIAQAQERLRRAVDNASPRSRVHRRYTNLPYLTLSVDRDGLDELQRSADVRYITPDVRFEPTLTQSTTLIGATNLWSSGYTGAGQVVAILDTGVQTNHPFLSGKVVAEACFSSTVTGTSTSVCPDGPDAGTAPDAEFIGPPGGGPCSISGCAHGTHVAGTAAGDQSGLHGVAPDADIIAIQVFSRFDSAANCSPSTAPCVQAYFSDIIAGLDHVYDLSASYPIAAANLSLGGGSYSTAAFCDLVFASFANAVESLKSVDIATVVAASNSGYSTALGAPGCVSGSVTAGASGDTSDFVASFSNRASWLDLFAPGVSIYSSVSGSGYANYSGTSMAAPHITGAFAALRSAAPAASVDEILAALEITGAPITDGATGMIYPRIQVNAAASLLLGGEPVVNQIIDDDLGGTVMAGLFSETDTATGYRGSYQASDGVSAARYRLTPNLPVDGEYRVFAWWPGDAGHSNSATLRVQSLEGTTETDVDLTTNGGRWNLIGDFLFAAGSAGWVEIEGGIGEVIAGDAVRFQRLGAIPLPNDAPVIDSIAASPAVIFDSQTSQLAVSAHDPDTGPSALSYSWSLPPGAGSLDDPTSATPVYTPPDVASTQVFTASVSVSDGEDAVSTSVDITVSDTPPPPNQAPVIDSISATPAAINESQASQLAVSAHDPDAGPSALSYSWSLPPGAGSLDDPTSPTPVYTPPDVASTQVFTASVSVSDGEDSALDSVDITVTPVSATSVVTLFEDDFETDLGWTVNPDGSDTAT; encoded by the coding sequence TTGATGAAGCCGCTGACCCACATCTCCGGATTCACCCGCCGCCGCAATGCCGCCTCGCGAGGCGCGCGGCGCTCACTCTGGGGCGCCATCGGGGCGCTCTGTGCCGCCCTGACCGTGACCGGCCAGCCGCAGACGGCGGTCGCGGAGAGACATCCTTCCCGCGCAGACATCGCCCATCAGCCGCGCGGAATGTGGGGCTGGCTGGAGCGTGAGGCCGATCGTAACGGCGAGGTGCGGGTCGTGGTCGAGTTGACCGACCCGCTTACGCCCCGTGAGCGACGGGCCGGCCTGCGCGCCCACCCGCGTATCGCCCAGGCGCAGGAACGACTGCGCCGCGCTGTCGACAATGCCAGTCCGCGATCACGGGTCCATCGTCGCTACACGAATCTTCCCTATCTGACCCTGAGCGTGGACCGCGACGGCCTCGACGAACTGCAACGCAGCGCCGATGTGCGTTACATCACACCGGACGTACGCTTCGAACCGACGCTGACCCAGAGCACGACGCTGATCGGCGCAACGAACCTGTGGTCGTCGGGCTACACCGGCGCGGGCCAGGTCGTGGCGATCCTCGACACCGGAGTCCAGACCAATCACCCGTTCCTGTCTGGCAAGGTGGTCGCAGAGGCGTGTTTCTCCAGCACGGTCACCGGAACCTCGACCTCCGTTTGCCCGGACGGCCCCGACGCCGGCACCGCGCCTGATGCAGAATTCATCGGCCCGCCGGGTGGTGGCCCGTGCTCGATCAGCGGCTGCGCGCATGGCACCCACGTGGCGGGCACCGCCGCGGGGGATCAGTCCGGTCTGCACGGCGTGGCGCCGGATGCGGACATCATCGCCATTCAGGTGTTCTCGCGCTTTGATTCCGCGGCGAACTGTTCGCCCAGCACAGCGCCCTGCGTGCAGGCGTATTTCTCGGACATCATCGCGGGGCTCGACCACGTCTACGACCTGAGCGCGAGCTATCCGATCGCCGCCGCCAATCTGAGCCTCGGCGGCGGCAGCTATTCGACCGCAGCGTTTTGCGACCTGGTGTTCGCCAGCTTTGCCAACGCCGTGGAGTCGCTCAAAAGTGTCGATATCGCAACCGTGGTGGCAGCCTCCAACAGCGGCTATTCCACTGCACTCGGAGCACCGGGCTGTGTTTCGGGCAGCGTCACGGCGGGCGCCAGCGGCGACACCTCCGATTTCGTCGCGAGCTTTTCGAACCGGGCCTCCTGGCTGGACCTGTTCGCCCCCGGTGTTTCGATCTATTCGTCGGTCAGCGGCAGCGGATACGCGAACTACAGCGGCACTTCGATGGCGGCGCCCCACATCACGGGCGCTTTTGCCGCGTTACGCTCTGCGGCGCCAGCCGCCTCGGTTGACGAAATTCTCGCGGCGCTGGAAATCACCGGCGCGCCGATCACCGACGGCGCGACGGGCATGATCTACCCGCGCATCCAGGTCAACGCAGCTGCTTCGCTGTTGCTCGGCGGCGAACCGGTCGTCAACCAGATCATCGATGACGACCTGGGCGGCACCGTCATGGCGGGCCTGTTCTCGGAGACCGACACCGCAACCGGCTATCGCGGCAGCTATCAGGCGTCCGACGGGGTCTCAGCCGCGCGCTACCGCCTCACGCCAAACCTGCCCGTGGATGGCGAATACCGGGTGTTCGCCTGGTGGCCAGGGGACGCGGGGCACTCCAATTCGGCCACGCTGCGGGTCCAAAGCCTCGAAGGCACGACGGAAACCGATGTGGACCTGACGACCAACGGCGGCCGCTGGAACCTCATCGGGGACTTCCTGTTCGCAGCGGGTTCCGCCGGTTGGGTCGAAATCGAAGGCGGCATCGGCGAGGTGATTGCCGGCGACGCTGTCCGGTTCCAGCGTCTCGGCGCGATCCCGCTGCCCAACGACGCGCCAGTCATCGACTCGATTGCCGCCTCACCGGCGGTGATCTTCGACAGCCAGACCAGCCAGCTTGCAGTCAGCGCCCACGATCCGGACACCGGCCCCAGCGCCCTGTCCTACAGTTGGTCGCTACCCCCGGGGGCCGGTTCGCTCGATGATCCGACCAGTGCCACGCCGGTCTACACACCGCCCGATGTTGCGTCCACGCAGGTGTTCACCGCCTCGGTCAGCGTCTCCGATGGCGAGGATGCGGTGTCGACTTCGGTCGACATCACCGTCAGCGACACGCCTCCACCACCGAATCAGGCGCCGGTTATCGACTCGATCTCGGCCACGCCTGCGGCGATCAACGAGAGCCAGGCCAGTCAGCTTGCGGTCAGCGCCCACGATCCGGATGCCGGCCCCAGCGCCCTGTCCTACAGCTGGTCGCTGCCCCCGGGTGCCGGTTCGCTCGATGATCCGACGAGTCCGACGCCGGTCTACACACCGCCCGACGTGGCGTCCACGCAGGTGTTCACCGCCTCGGTCAGCGTCTCCGACGGCGAGGACTCGGCACTGGACTCGGTCGACATCACCGTCACCCCGGTCAGCGCCACTTCCGTCGTCACGCTGTTCGAAGACGACTTCGAGACCGATCTGGGCTGGACCGTCAATCCCGACGGTTCGGACACGGCCAC
- a CDS encoding peptidoglycan DD-metalloendopeptidase family protein: protein MIFRLHAAVLSAIFNCGSALAALPDASAVPGGIAQIELGSTASAAPRAFYDNRPVMVRAERDRWIALVGIPLSIEPGRQSVRIEPADGSAPRNLTFAIGAKAYREQRLTIQNQRKVDPNPEDQARIAAEGPRKARARSVFTADPQIDPFPLQLPVRGPFSSPFGLRRFFNGQARSPHSGLDIAAPRGTPVAAAAAGHIVEADDFFFSGNVVFVDHGQGLITLYAHLDRIDVRVGDAVQRGQVIGTVGSTGRVTGPHLHWTVYLNATPVDPLLFVAGADLPAPDETSDTKSR from the coding sequence ATGATATTCCGTCTCCATGCGGCTGTTTTATCAGCGATTTTTAACTGCGGATCGGCACTGGCCGCACTACCGGATGCCAGCGCCGTGCCAGGCGGCATCGCACAGATCGAACTGGGTTCCACCGCCAGCGCCGCGCCGCGGGCGTTCTACGACAACCGACCGGTCATGGTCCGCGCCGAACGGGACCGATGGATTGCGCTGGTCGGAATTCCGTTGTCGATCGAACCCGGACGGCAGTCGGTTCGTATTGAACCTGCGGATGGCTCCGCGCCCCGGAATCTGACGTTCGCGATCGGGGCGAAGGCGTATCGCGAGCAGCGTCTCACCATCCAGAACCAGCGCAAGGTCGACCCGAATCCCGAGGATCAGGCGCGCATCGCGGCCGAGGGACCACGCAAGGCCCGCGCCCGTTCGGTGTTCACGGCCGATCCACAGATCGACCCTTTCCCCCTTCAGTTGCCAGTGCGCGGCCCGTTCAGCAGTCCGTTCGGACTGCGCCGGTTTTTCAACGGCCAGGCACGCAGCCCACACTCGGGGCTCGATATTGCCGCGCCGCGGGGCACACCGGTTGCGGCCGCTGCGGCCGGTCACATCGTCGAGGCCGACGATTTCTTTTTCAGCGGCAACGTGGTGTTCGTGGACCACGGTCAGGGGCTGATCACGCTGTACGCGCACCTCGACCGCATCGACGTTCGCGTCGGGGACGCGGTGCAGCGCGGACAGGTCATCGGCACGGTCGGATCGACCGGTCGGGTGACCGGGCCGCACCTGCATTGGACGGTCTATCTGAACGCCACGCCGGTCGATCCCCTGCTGTTCGTCGCCGGGGCCGACCTTCCGGCGCCAGACGAGACCTCCGACACGAAATCCCGCTGA
- the xseA gene encoding exodeoxyribonuclease VII large subunit, whose protein sequence is MTEARPQITIATAEPYSVSRLNREARLLIERGLGSVAVEAEISGFKRAASGHLYFSLKDDLAQLRCAMFRMRSASLAFEPRDGMQVLARGRISIYEARGEYQLVVDSLEAGGEGLLRARFDQLRARLEAEGLFAQARKRALPEFPRQLGVITSPAGAALHDVLSVLRRRYPALNVLVFPAAVQGDAAPRELIDALELANRREECDLLLLTRGGGSLEDLWAFNDEALARAIAASRIPVVAAIGHEVDFTIADLVADVRGATPSAAAELLSPDGPALISRHRRDRARLQRALRQLTDGRRTTADHLSRRLANAGPRRTLQDGLQRTDDLELRIRRAWISEFTRRRQGLQGMTQRLARVDPRRQQLRSRERLHALRRRLKAVARGGLASRQTAAVQLVDRLGRRSPGSRLELAVRSVEQLHLRARRVFDAVHARRHERLAAAARALHAASPIALLGRGYTLTFAADGSALASSATLAPGDRITTRWTDGRVVSRVIGHLSDDHPDGDIK, encoded by the coding sequence GTGACCGAAGCCCGACCACAAATCACCATCGCGACCGCCGAGCCGTATTCCGTCTCGCGCCTGAATCGTGAAGCTCGCCTGCTGATCGAGCGTGGACTCGGATCCGTTGCGGTCGAGGCGGAAATCTCCGGATTCAAGCGCGCCGCCTCCGGCCATCTGTACTTCAGTCTGAAAGACGACCTCGCCCAGCTGCGCTGTGCAATGTTCCGCATGCGCAGCGCCTCGCTGGCCTTCGAGCCGCGCGACGGCATGCAGGTGCTGGCACGCGGGCGCATCTCGATCTACGAAGCCCGGGGCGAGTACCAGCTGGTCGTCGACAGCCTCGAGGCCGGTGGCGAGGGCCTGTTGCGCGCCAGATTCGATCAGCTGCGCGCACGACTCGAAGCCGAGGGACTGTTTGCTCAGGCCCGCAAACGCGCCCTGCCGGAGTTTCCGCGTCAGCTCGGCGTGATCACCTCGCCGGCCGGTGCCGCCCTGCACGATGTGCTGAGCGTGCTGCGCCGCCGGTATCCGGCGCTCAACGTACTGGTGTTTCCCGCCGCCGTGCAGGGCGATGCGGCGCCTCGCGAACTGATCGACGCACTCGAACTCGCGAATCGACGCGAGGAGTGCGACCTGCTGCTGCTCACGCGCGGCGGCGGCAGTCTGGAGGACCTCTGGGCCTTCAACGACGAGGCCCTCGCGCGCGCAATCGCCGCCTCGCGCATTCCGGTCGTTGCGGCGATCGGTCACGAGGTCGATTTCACGATCGCGGACCTGGTCGCGGATGTCCGCGGGGCCACGCCGTCGGCAGCCGCCGAGTTGCTGAGTCCGGACGGACCGGCCCTGATCTCCAGACACCGCCGCGACCGGGCGCGCCTCCAGCGCGCTTTGCGGCAACTGACGGATGGCCGACGTACGACCGCCGATCACCTCTCACGCCGGCTCGCAAATGCCGGGCCGCGGCGAACGCTACAGGACGGGTTGCAGCGTACGGATGATCTGGAGCTGCGCATCCGGCGCGCGTGGATCAGCGAATTCACGCGCCGCCGACAGGGCCTGCAAGGCATGACTCAGAGGCTCGCGCGGGTCGATCCACGCCGGCAGCAGCTGCGCTCGCGCGAGCGTCTCCATGCGCTCCGTCGGCGACTCAAGGCGGTAGCGCGCGGCGGCCTTGCATCCCGGCAGACCGCAGCCGTGCAACTCGTCGACCGGCTCGGTCGGCGGTCGCCGGGAAGCCGCCTGGAGCTCGCCGTTCGATCCGTGGAACAGCTGCACCTGCGGGCACGCCGCGTCTTCGACGCTGTGCACGCACGGAGGCACGAACGGCTCGCCGCTGCGGCACGCGCCCTGCACGCTGCCAGTCCGATCGCCCTGCTGGGGCGCGGCTACACGCTGACCTTCGCTGCCGACGGCAGCGCACTTGCCAGTTCAGCCACGCTCGCACCCGGGGATCGAATCACGACGCGCTGGACCGACGGCCGCGTCGTAAGTCGCGTGATCGGGCACCTGTCTGACGACCACCCCGATGGAGATATCAAATGA
- the guaB gene encoding IMP dehydrogenase encodes MRLTEEALTFDDVLLLPAHSRVLPNEVDLRTRLTRDIELNIPLISAAMDTVTEARLAIALAQEGGIGVVHKNLSVERQAAEVRNVKKFESGVIKEPITVGPRTTIGEVMALTRANRISGVPVVDGDELVGIVTGRDLRFETRLDAPVSAAMTPKDRLVTVREGAGRAEVIDLLHKNRIEKVLVINDRFQLRGLITVKDIQKSQDKPRSCKDDLGRLRVGAAVGTGPDNDVRIEALVDAGVDVIVVDTAHGHSQGVLDRVAWVKKRFPQVQVIGGNIATAEAAKALAKAGADAVKVGIGPGSICTTRIVAGVGVPQITAIVNVARGLEGTDIPLIADGGIRYSGDIAKAIAAGAHCVMIGSLFAGTDEAPGEVELFQGRSYKAYRGMGSLGAMAQRESSKDRYFQDDTDDPDKLVPEGIEGRVPYKGSMLNIVHQLLGGVQASMGYTGSETIDAMRTRPQFVRITNAGIHESHVHDVQITKEAPNYGRRS; translated from the coding sequence ATGCGCCTGACCGAAGAAGCCCTGACCTTCGACGACGTGCTCCTGCTGCCGGCCCATTCGCGGGTTCTGCCCAACGAGGTCGATTTGCGGACCCGGCTGACCCGGGATATCGAGCTGAACATCCCCCTGATCTCGGCGGCCATGGACACCGTCACCGAGGCGCGGCTGGCCATTGCGCTCGCGCAGGAAGGTGGCATCGGCGTCGTGCACAAGAATCTCTCGGTTGAGCGCCAGGCGGCCGAAGTGCGCAACGTCAAGAAGTTTGAAAGTGGCGTGATCAAAGAACCGATCACCGTTGGACCGAGGACCACCATTGGCGAGGTCATGGCCCTGACGCGCGCGAACCGGATTTCCGGCGTGCCGGTGGTCGACGGCGATGAACTCGTGGGTATTGTCACGGGACGCGATCTGCGATTCGAGACCCGCTTGGACGCGCCGGTCAGCGCGGCGATGACGCCGAAGGATCGTCTGGTCACCGTTCGCGAGGGCGCCGGGCGGGCCGAGGTGATCGACCTGCTGCACAAAAACCGCATCGAAAAGGTGCTGGTCATCAACGACAGGTTCCAGCTGCGTGGCCTGATCACGGTAAAGGACATCCAGAAGTCGCAGGACAAGCCGCGTTCGTGCAAGGACGACCTCGGGCGCCTGCGCGTGGGCGCGGCCGTCGGCACCGGGCCGGACAACGATGTGCGCATCGAGGCTCTGGTCGACGCCGGCGTCGATGTGATCGTCGTGGACACCGCCCACGGCCATTCCCAGGGCGTGCTGGATCGCGTCGCCTGGGTCAAGAAACGCTTCCCGCAGGTGCAGGTCATCGGCGGCAATATCGCGACCGCCGAGGCCGCGAAGGCACTGGCCAAGGCCGGTGCGGACGCCGTCAAGGTCGGCATCGGGCCAGGCTCGATCTGTACCACCCGAATCGTCGCGGGCGTCGGCGTGCCGCAGATCACCGCCATCGTGAACGTCGCGCGTGGGCTCGAAGGCACGGACATTCCCTTGATCGCCGATGGTGGCATTCGCTATTCCGGCGACATCGCCAAGGCCATCGCTGCGGGCGCGCACTGCGTGATGATTGGCAGCCTGTTTGCCGGCACCGACGAGGCCCCGGGCGAGGTCGAACTGTTCCAGGGGCGTTCCTACAAGGCGTATCGCGGCATGGGTTCGCTGGGCGCGATGGCGCAGCGCGAAAGTTCCAAAGATCGTTACTTCCAGGACGACACCGATGATCCGGATAAACTCGTCCCGGAAGGCATTGAAGGCCGAGTGCCGTACAAGGGCAGCATGCTGAACATCGTTCATCAGTTGCTCGGCGGCGTGCAGGCCTCGATGGGCTACACCGGCAGCGAGACAATCGACGCCATGCGCACGCGTCCGCAGTTTGTGCGGATCACGAATGCCGGCATCCACGAGAGCCACGTGCACGACGTGCAGATCACCAAGGAAGCGCCGAACTACGGTCGTCGCTCGTAG
- the guaA gene encoding glutamine-hydrolyzing GMP synthase, whose protein sequence is MTTDIHADRILILDFGSQYTQLIARRVREAGVYCEIHPWDGDVAAMRDFAARGIVLSGGPETVTADSTPRAPAFVFETGVPVLGICYGMQTMAAQLGGEVAASAKREYGYARVRARGHSRLLREIEDHTSPEGYGLLDVWMSHGDRVEALPPGFSVIAQTDSAPLAGMADESRGYYGVQFHPEVTHTRQGQRIIERFVHEICGCQALWTPGNIIDDSIAHLRQQLGTDRVILGLSGGVDSSVVAALLHRAIGDRLTCVFVDNGLLRLNEGDQVMATFARHMGVKVIRVDAAEEFMAALKGVDDPEAKRKIIGNRFIEVFEREAAKIDDARWLAQGTIYPDVIESAGARTGKAHVIKSHHNVGGLPAHMNLKLCEPLRELFKDEVRRIGVELGLPSDMVYRHPFPGPGLGVRILGEVKPDYADTLRQADAIFIDELREAGHYDEVSQAFAVFLPVKSVGVVGDARAYEHVVVLRAVVTVDFMTARWAELPYAFLDHVSRRIINEVPGVSRVAYDISGKPPATIEWE, encoded by the coding sequence GTGACGACGGACATTCATGCCGATCGCATTCTCATTCTGGATTTCGGCTCCCAGTACACCCAACTGATCGCCCGGCGGGTGCGTGAGGCGGGCGTCTACTGCGAGATTCACCCCTGGGACGGCGACGTCGCGGCGATGCGCGATTTCGCTGCGCGCGGTATCGTGCTGTCCGGCGGCCCCGAGACCGTCACCGCTGATTCCACGCCCCGCGCACCGGCGTTCGTGTTCGAAACCGGCGTGCCGGTGCTCGGCATCTGCTATGGCATGCAGACCATGGCGGCGCAGCTTGGCGGCGAGGTCGCGGCATCGGCCAAACGTGAATACGGCTACGCACGCGTGCGCGCCCGCGGTCACTCGCGGCTGCTGCGCGAGATCGAGGATCACACGAGCCCTGAAGGCTACGGACTGCTCGATGTCTGGATGAGCCATGGCGATCGCGTCGAGGCGCTGCCGCCGGGTTTCTCGGTGATTGCCCAGACCGATTCAGCGCCGCTGGCCGGCATGGCCGACGAATCACGCGGCTACTACGGCGTGCAGTTCCACCCGGAAGTCACGCATACGCGCCAGGGTCAGCGCATCATCGAACGCTTCGTGCACGAGATTTGCGGCTGCCAGGCCTTGTGGACACCGGGCAACATCATCGACGACAGCATAGCGCATCTGCGCCAGCAGCTCGGGACCGACCGCGTGATTCTCGGGCTTTCGGGCGGCGTGGATTCCTCGGTCGTCGCCGCGCTGCTGCATCGCGCGATTGGCGATCGTCTCACCTGTGTGTTCGTCGACAACGGCCTGCTGCGTCTGAACGAGGGCGATCAGGTCATGGCGACCTTCGCGCGGCATATGGGGGTGAAGGTGATCCGCGTGGATGCCGCCGAAGAGTTCATGGCCGCACTCAAGGGGGTTGACGACCCCGAGGCCAAGCGCAAGATCATCGGCAACCGGTTCATCGAGGTGTTCGAGCGCGAAGCCGCAAAAATCGACGACGCGCGCTGGCTCGCCCAGGGCACGATCTATCCCGATGTCATCGAGTCGGCCGGCGCTCGCACGGGCAAGGCGCACGTGATCAAGTCACATCACAACGTCGGCGGCCTGCCCGCGCACATGAACCTGAAACTCTGCGAACCGCTGCGCGAGCTGTTCAAGGACGAAGTCCGCAGGATCGGCGTCGAACTCGGCCTGCCGTCCGACATGGTCTACCGGCATCCGTTTCCGGGGCCGGGGCTGGGCGTGCGCATCCTCGGTGAGGTGAAGCCGGACTACGCGGACACACTGCGTCAGGCCGACGCCATCTTCATCGATGAATTGCGCGAGGCCGGTCATTACGACGAAGTCAGCCAGGCTTTTGCGGTGTTTCTGCCCGTCAAGTCGGTGGGGGTCGTCGGCGATGCGCGCGCGTACGAGCATGTCGTGGTATTGCGGGCGGTGGTTACCGTCGACTTCATGACCGCGCGCTGGGCCGAACTTCCATACGCGTTTCTGGATCACGTCTCGCGGCGCATCATCAACGAGGTGCCCGGCGTCTCGCGCGTCGCCTACGACATCTCGGGCAAACCGCCCGCGACCATCGAGTGGGAGTAG